The window AACCCGGAATCTCCTTCGCCAGCCACATATCGTTGGTAATCGCCATCGATCCAGTCTGTCCAGAGCTCTTGTCGGTCGCATCCATAGTCATCGTAAGGATCGACTCGTCTGCGCTTAGGCCCGAGACATCCTTCGACTGTCCGGTATTTTTCACGTGTATTTGAAACTTGACGTCCGTCGTAGACGGCTGATCCCCGCTGGCGGCACCACTCTTCTGCTGCTGAGCCTTGGCTCTCTCCATCGCCGCTTCCATCTGCTGCTTCATCTGCGCAAACGTGGTCACCGTGTACTGGTGCTTCAGCGTGTCGATATCCGTGATGGTCTCTGCGTCGAGGTCGATGATCTGAGTGCGGTCGGGGCTGACATGCGACATCCGATTGCCTTGAATGGAGACCGTCGAAACAACCGGTTCTCCAATCTGGCGCGCCTGTTTATTGAAAGCCCCAGCCATCTTCATCATGCCCAGCATGGAGCCGCCAGTGACCTGTGTCGTCTCCGAATACGAGAAGTCAGCGTGTAACGACGCTGAATGTACCACCAATACGCCGAGCGCCACCGCCGCAAGAATCTTCATTCGTGTGTCTCCTGTGTCCTGAAATTTTCTTTCCGGGCCCATGGATCACAACAAACAAATCAACAGCGAACGTCAACCATCAAAGTTGAACTCACGAAGTCTAACAGACCGAAATTCAACTATTAAGCGAAGTTACTATCGTCTCCTCCGCCCCCCGAACCATCATCCCCAAAGTCACCTCCGCCATCGTCAAACGATGAGTCGTCCAGGTCATTGCTCCCACTATCATCAAAGCCGGAACCACTATCGTCACCCGATCCGGAGAGCAAATCATTGCGATCATCCGAACTTCGATCAGACCCGTAGTCCCGATCCTCTCGACTGCCCTCGCTTCTCTCCGCAGCGGAGACATCGTTTCCGCCACGATCTCCCTTATCGTCACCGTAGTAGTTGTTCACAACCTCTTCCGTTGGCCTCTGACCACCGTCAAAACCACCAAATCCTTGTCCGCCACCGTACCCAGCAGCATGACCGAACCCATGCATCAGCGACTCCACGCCCTCAAACGCAAGCGCGCCCGCAGCGACACCGGCTGCCGTCTGAAGAGCGCCCTGCAAAAAACCACCTCCGCCGCCGCCCATACCCATTGGCGCCCCATATTGCGGAGCACCATACCCACCCCCAACCGGCGCGTACTGCGGATAGCTCTGTACCGGCATCGGGGCATAGCCCTGAGCAGGCGGCGGCGGTGGTGGAGGAGCAGGCGCATCATTTCGTCCCAGCAAACTTCCTAGAAAACTCGTGGCATGCTTCGGCTCCGGATGCTGTTGCATCTGTTCGATCTGCGCCTTCGCCTGCGTCAACTGCGCCTGTGCCTGTTCCAGCGCATACTTCTGCACCAACACGGTCTGCGCCAGGATGTACAGCGCATCCGGATTACGTCCCAGCCCCTGCTGCAGCATCTGCTCCGCGTCCGTATCCTTCTCTGCCAGATGCGTCTTCTGCACGCGGTCGATAAGGCCGCCAATCATATCCTGTTCCTGAGGAGTCATCTTTAAATCCTTTTCGTTGTCCTGCCACACTGCTCTCGGCGCCAGTCTCAATCGAGCGCCGACCAAGTCATCCCCTAATGGACGCAAACTACACCCTAAAGTTGCTCCGGCACCCACACAATCTACGCGACAAATCTCCTCCGCACAGTGCCCTCACGCCTCCTGTCCAGATCAATCTACGCAAACGCACTTCGTTCTGTTCAAAGCTCTCTTCGAAAGTCAACACGAGTGCGCAAAACAGCGGATAAATAAACCAACAGATGGATTTACAAACTTCTAACACTCGAAGCATAGAGTCCTCTGGTACTTTGAACGACGCATTTCACCTGACCGGAGACCCAATGCAATCTTTCTTCACAAAAACACGCAACTCGCACCACCTCTTCCTGAAACTGCTCAGCACCGTCTCTCTTGGCGCACTCGTAGCCAGCGTTCCGGCTTCAGCCCAGGAGCCCGAGCTCGAAGCCGGCATCCACTTCTTTCCCGGCAATCTGGTCGTCAGCCGCAGCGTCTACGACGACAACGCCAACAATGTAAAGATCGGCGCGATGCTGCCCCCAAACTGCGCCAACACCGTCGGCCCGTGCGTCCCCGCAACCAACAACGGAAAGTACCCCTTCGTCTTCAACAACGTCATTCCTGATCCCGCCTTCGGAGTCACCGCGAAGATCTACCTCGACCAGCTCACTCCCTCCGGATTCGTTCTCGACAGCCTCGAGGTTCCCAACAGCTCCCTGAAAAACGTCCGCACCGAGAGCAACCAGCTCGTCACCAGCTTCAGCTCCAAATCCGAGATTGCGCTTAACCTCTCCACCGACGGCAAGTTCCTTACCTTCATGGGCTACGTTGCCCCGATCGACACCATCGACGCCTCAAACTCCAACACCCCCGGCGCAATCGATCCCACCAACCCGGTCGGCATCAACTTCTACCGCGCCGTCGCCACCGTCAACCGCAATGGCAAGTTCACCTTCACCGAAACCAACGCCTACAGCGGTAACAACGGCCGCGCCGCAATCCTCAACAACACCAACGGCGAGAACGTCTTCTACACCTCTGGCAACGCAGGCAATGGCGCGAACCCGCAGCCAAACGGCGTCGTTCTGGGCGCAGGCGCGCAGTTCATCGAGCCCTCGAACGCACCCCAGAGCTTCCAGACACCCGTAGCTCCCACGCCGCTCGCCAGCTTCTCCGTCACCGAACTCGGCGACAAGGCTGACAAGATCGGCAAGGACGACAACTTCCGCGGCCTGACCATCTTCAACAACGTCGTCTACTTCACCAAGGGCAGCGGCAGCAACGGCGTCAACACCGTCTACTTCGTCGACACCACCGGCACCGCCTGCCCCAAGGGCGTTGGCGTCCCGGCCGTCGGAGCACCTCTTCCGATCTCTCCTCTCGCCGTCAATCTGAGCACGCTGCAGACAGCCGGCCTGCCGAGCAACATGTGCATCCTCTCCGGCTTCCCCACGGCGCTGGCGAAGTCTGCCAATCCGGTCGCAGCTCCCTTCGGCCTGTTCTTCGCCAACGCCGACACCCTCTACGTCGCTGACGAAGGCGACGGTTTCACCGGCGACACCACCCTCTACACCCACGCCGCCGCACAAACCGCTGCCGGCATCCAGAAGTGGATCTTCAACTCCTCCACCCAGACCTGGAACCTCGCCTACACACTGCAAGCCGGCCTGGATCTAGGCATTCCATACACGGTCAACCGCTACCCCACTGGCAACAACACAGCCACGAACCTGCCCTGGGCTCCTGCAACCGACGGCATCCGCAACATTACTGGAACCGTAGATAGGTTCGGCAAAGTCACCATCTACGGCATCACCTCAACCGTCAGCGGCGCTGGCGACGTCGGTGCCGATCCCAACCGCCTCGTAGCCGTCACCGATACCCTCAGCAACACCGACCCAACCAAGGCAGCCAAGGAAAAATTCACCATCATCCACAAAGCCGACTTCGCAGAGGTACTCCGCGGCGTCTCCTTTGCTCCAGGAACGAAGTAGCCAACTCGTTCGACGCACGAAAGACCGTGCAACTAAATCCATTCAACACGCGGCGGGAAGATTCTTTCCCGCCGCACGCTTCTTCAACAACAACCTTCTGTCGAAGCAACGGGATCCGTCACGCAAAACAAAAACCATTTAAGCTAGATGCAATGTCCTCCACAGAGACCACGCAAATAATTCGCCCCGCCCGCTCACTGCAAGGATCGATCACCCTCCCCGGCGACAAATCCATCTCGCACCGCTACGCCATGCTGGCCGGTATCGCTGCTGGAACGACGCGCCTCTCCAACTTCTCCACTGGCGCCGATCCCCACTCCTCGCTCGCATGCATGGAAGCTCTCGGAGCCAGGGTCACTCACAAACCCGACAGAACAATCGAGATCACCGGCACCGGCGGAATCTTCCAGCAACCCGCGGCCCCGCTTGACTGCGGCAACTCCGGCTCGACGATGCGTATGCTCGCTGGTCTCATCGCCCCACATCCCCACACCTTCACCATGATCGGCGACCACTCCCTCACCCTCCGCCCCATGGAGCGCATTCGCAAGCCCCTCGGTAAGATGGGTGCCAGGATCGACCTCGTCGACGGCCACGCCCCCATCACCATCCACGGCGGCCCACTCCAGGCCATCGACTTCGAAACCCCCATCCCCAGCGCGCAAGTCAAAACAGCGGTTCTCTTCGCCGGCCTGCAAGCCAACGGCACCACCAGCCTCACCGAGTCCATCCGCACACGCGACCACTCCGAACACGCGCTCCGCGCCTTCGGAGCCACGCTAACCCGCAGCGTCTCATCAGGCGCAGACACAGCAAAACTAAGCATCGCCGGAGGCCAGACCCTCACAGCAATTGACGCCACCGTGCCCGGCGACCTCTCCTCTGCGGCCTTCTTCCTCTGCGCCGCGCTCCTCTTCCCCGACACCAACCTCATCCTCGACGGCGTCGGCATGAACCCCACTCGTGCCTCCCTGCTCGATGTCATCACAGCCCTCGGTGGCAAGATCAAGATCCTCAACGTCGAAGAACATCACGGCGAGCTAACCGGCACAGTCCAGGTAAATGTCTCCCCCAACGGCCTGCGAGGCATGCACATCGACGGAGCGCTCGCTGCACAGATCATCGACGAACTGCCAGTCCTCGCAGCAATCGCGCCGTACACCACCGACGGCATAACCATCCGCGACGCACAGGAGCTGCGCGTAAAAGAGTCCGACCGCATCGCACTCGTCGCCAAAAATCTGCGTGCCATGGGCGCCACATTCACCGAGCACGAAGACGGCCTCGTCATTCCAGGCAATCAGCAACTGCACGGCGCAGTGATCGACTCCGGAAGCGACCATCGCATCGCCATGGCATTCTCCATCGCCGCTCTACGCGCTACGGGCGACACGGAGATCCACGGAGCAGAAGCCGCCGCCATCAGCTTCCCCGAGTTCTTCACTCACCTGAACGACCTCTCCATCCGCTAAAGCCCTCAAGGCTTGGCAGCTGCATGATCAATCGACGACAAGCTCTGCTCGACGCGCGTCCTCCGTGCCTCGGCACTTGGCCTATGAACGCGAAGCAGATCGTCCAGCGCCCCAATGACGCTCTCTGCGGAGATCTCATCAAGCTTGTAGTTCTCCGGAACGAAATCGCGATCGGCGCCCCGAAGAACTCTGACGTTAGCCACCTTCAGCGGCAGCCACTCCAGCGGCTTCTGCCACGATGGCCCCAGCACGACCATCGGCGTCTTCATCGCGCGCCCCACATGCATGGTTCCCGTATCAAGCGTCACCATCGCATCGCTCATCGCCAGCACGGCCGCAAGCTCTGTCACGTTGGTTCGTCCCGCAATCGAGGTCCCGATCCCTCCGGAGGCCTCGCGAATCTCTTCAATCCCCGCAGCATCGCTCGCAGTTCCCGCATAGACAACCGCACACCCAAGCTTCTCCGACGCATGCCGAATCACCTCCGAAAAACGGCTGGTGTGCCACCCCGTCGCCTGTCCACCACTTCCCTGCATCACCATCACAATCAACGGCCGACCATCAGGATTCGCCCCCGCCAGCAAGACCCGAGCATTGTCTACATTCTTTTGTGAAAAGAAGACACGCGGCTCAAAACCATTTGCCTGACACCCGATCACTCCGGCAAGTCGCAGGTTATTGTCGATCAAGCTCAAACCAGAGTCATACTCCAAAGGACGTTGATATAACGCCGCTGACTTCAGGTTGAAACCACCTCGCCACCCGCCTGCCCCAAGCACGGCAAGCAGTGCGATTCTCGTCCGTTGATCCGAAGCACCAGTCAACACGCAGTCTGGCTCAACATGCAACGCCTTCAACTGCGCTCTCAACGAGAGCACGGCAGCCTTCAGGTCGACAGTCGGCGTCGGCGTTTCAATCACATGATCGACATAGATCGAGTGGCGTAGCAATTGCACGCCCAACCCATATGTCGCGACTGAAATCGTAATCTCCGGGCGGCAACGTTTGAGCGCCTCATACACCGGCGTCAAGTGCACACAGCATCCGAGCGGAACCTGATACTCCAGGATGAGGACCTGCTTCACGCCAGCAGCGTCGATCGCTGCAACACTCTTCCGGAAAACTCTTTCAACAGAAAGCAGCGAACGAAGCAACATCCTTCCCCTTATTCGAGCAACATCCTCTGCACTCCCAAAATGCGATCCACGTACACTCGATTGTACTGTCCAGCGCTGTGGTCTTCCGAAGCGCACCATCTGCTAGCATTGCCAAAGAAAGCTATCCATCTCATGCGAGTTACTCAGGCCGTCTTTGGGGTCTTCCATCACTTCGAACTGGCACACCAGTTGCACCGCCGCAATCATCTCCAGAAGATCTACTCCACGTGGCCATGGGCGCGACTCAAGCGCGAAGGCCTGCCCCACTCTCTGGTTGGCTGCTACCCCCTCCTCCACACAACGGACTACCTGCTCAGCCAATACCGTTTGTATCCAGAGTGGCTCTCAGCGAAGATGACCTCCTGGGCTGCCCTCAGCTTCGACCGCTGGACAAACAGAGTCATAGCTCCGTGCGACGCATTCATCGCAATCTCCGGCGCAGGTCTCCTGACCGGCCGCACCGTTCAGGCTCGTGGTGGCAAGTTCATCTGTGACCGCGGCTCGACACACCAGCGCTATCAAGAGAACGTCGTCGCAGACGAGTACCGTCGCTGGAACGTCCCACTCCCTCTCAGCAAACCACACATCGCCCTGCGCGAAGAAGAGATCTACAACACGGCCGACGCCATCACCGTCCCCTCGACCGCGGCAAAGCGATCCTTCGTCCAGATGGGTATTGCGTCGGAGAAGGTCCACGTCATCCCCTACGGCGTTCGCCTCGATCAATTCACCCCGACAGAGAGGCCGCCGTCAGACTCCTTCGAGGTCCTCTTCGCAGGTCAAGTCAGCCTTCGCAAAGGAGTGCCCTATCTCCTTCAAGCGTTCGCCCGTCTGAAGCATCCCAAAAAACGCCTCACCATCGTCGGCGCCGTTCAGGACGACATACGTGCACTCCTGACAACTCTTCCGATGGAAAACGTAACCGTCACCGGCTCACTCCCCCAGCCTCAACTCGCAAAAAAAATGAGCGCCAGTCATGTGCTCGTTCTACCCAGCATTGAAGAGGGCCTCGCACTCGTGCAGGGTCAGGCGATGGCATGTGGATGCCCAGTCCTCGCAACAACAGCCACCGGAGCAGAAGACCTCTTCACCGACGGCGAACAAGGCTTCATCGTTCCTGATCGCGATGTCGATGCCCTCACCCAACGCATGCAACAGATCGCCGACGATCCAGCGCTTCAACACAGACTCAGCGAAGCATCTCTTGTGCGGGTCAAAAGTCTCGGCGGCTGGGATCAATACGGCGACACTTGGGACCGCCTTCTCCACCAACTAACCGGTCAACCGGCCGATTGAACTTTGAAACCAAGACACTACCTACATCTTGTAGCGGCCCATATCGTCGTCATTCAAGTTCTCAAGCCAGCGCCGCATCTCGTCGGCGTTCACGCTTTGCGAGCCGCTAACCGTCAGTTTGGAGTTCTCCAGCACCTCGCGATTGACGTAGATCGGGCAGTCCCACCGCAACGCAAGCGCGATCGCATCTGACGGGCGAGCATCCATCGCGACAGTCTCGCCACCGTGGTCCATCCAGATCACCGCGTAGAAGGTGTCATCGCGCAGCTCGGAGACAACCACCTTACGAACCTCGGCATTCAACCCACGAGCCATATTCTGCAGCAGATCATGCGTCATCGGCCGTGGTGTCGCCGTTTTCTCCAGCTCCAGCGCAATCGCATTCGCCTCAAATATCCCAACCCAGATCGGCAGCACCATATCACTCGCGACATCCTTCAGCACGATGATCGGCATATTCGTAATCGGGTCCATCATCAGCCCGCGAATCTGCATCTCCACCTCGTCCGGAGTCTGCACGACGGGTTGAACAGAAGAAGTAGTCATTAGTTCAGCACCACAAAATCCGAAACACGTTGAACCGGCACAAACGGCAACGCATCCGCATCAGCGATCGCTTCACCGACAAGGCAATTCGGCAAAGTCTGCGTAATCCGAACCGGCAAATAGCTCCCAATCGGTGGCTGAGCCTGCACAATCTGCGCTGTCGTAAAGTTCACTGTCTTGTTCTGCGAGCTGCGTCCAACAACCTGGTTTCGTGAAGGGTTATAGCTCTCCACCATCACCTCCTGCACTTCACCAAGATGCCGCCCGTAGTGCTCACGCTGAATCTCCCGCTGACGATCCATCAAGATCCGTAGCCGCTCCGTCTTCACCTCGTCCGGAATACTATCGGCCATCGTCACCGCAGGCGTGTTCGGCCGCGGCGAAAACTTGAACGCGAATACTGCGTCATACTTCACCTCGCCAACCAGCGTGATCGTCTCTTCGAAATCAGCGTCTGTCTCGCCCGGAAACCCGACAATCATATCGCTCGTGATGCTGATGTCGCGCTTGGCCGCCTTGATCCAGCTCATACGTTCCAGATACCACTCGCGCGTGTACTCCCGCGACATCGCCTTCAACACCGCACTCGAGCCTGACTGCACCGGCAGATGGATGTGGTCACACAGCGTCGGAGTATCGTCGATCGCCTGCACAATATCCCGCGTAAAATCCCTCGGATGCGATGTAGTAAACCTCACTCGCCGAATCCCCGGCAGCTCACCAACAGCTACCAGCAACTCCGCAAACGACATCCTCCCCGACGGGTCGCGATACGAGTTCACATTCTGCCCAAGAAACTGAATCTCGGTGAACCCAAGATCCACCATCTTCCGAGCCTCAACCATCACCGAAGCAGCAGTCCTGCTCCGCTCCTTGCCGCGCGTGTAAGGAACCACGCAATAAGCGCAGAACTTATCGCAACCCTCAATGATCGTGATGTACCCGCGATGCGGATTCGACCGCGCCGTAAACTCCGTCTCAAACGTCAGCTCCGTCTGCCGGTCATCGAGCCCTGTAATCCGCTCTTCCCCAGCCTCGAGCCTGCGCAGCATCTCCGGCAAATTCCGATACGAAGCCGACCCCGCCACCATCGACACATACGGAGCCTTCTCGAAGATCTTCTCGCCCTCCTGCTGAGCGACGCACCCCAGCACGGCGAACTTCTTCCCCTCACCCTGCAGCTTCTTGTACTCATTCAGCCGGTGAAAAACCTTCTGCTCCGCCTTGTCACGAATCGAGCAGGTGTTGTACAAAATCAACCCGGCAGCATCTTCATCTCGCACACGGGCATAGCCCTGCTGCTCCAGCGTCCCAATGACTTTCTCCGAGTCATGGGCGTTCATCTGGCAGCCAAACGTCTCAATATAAAAAGTCTTACTCACGAATACTAGTATAGCCGCTGCAAAGAACTGCTATCCCTCTTAGAGCCGTCGTGACTACTTCAGCGGGTCGTAAACCCCATCAAAATCTTCGCGTTTCGGCGGACTCCAACCTGACGTCATACCGTTTCCATTAAGGCTCCGAACGCGCCACACGACGGACCCATAGTGAAAGCTGGCGAAATACACTTGGTACTCCGTTTCAGTGGAAGCAGCGGTGAGTTGGAAGACCCTCCGGTGAGGAGCCTGGGCGGTTGTATCCACGTTCTCACTGTCACGCAGGGTCACTTGAATCTGCTTGCTCTCATACACGCTGCCGGGAGGGTTGATGAACTGTAACTCCACCTGGTAGAACACCTGGCACTTCGCAGGCTGGTTAAGAACTCGTGTCACCGCGATCGAGTATCGGGCAATCGGTGCACTGCGAATGAAGCCCTGGTGAATTGGCTCTGAAGGCTGAGGTACCGGAGCATCGTTGCAGCCGGGCGAAGCCATATAACCGAGCGAGGCAGCGATTCGATCAATCGTCCGCGGGTTTGGATCTTCACGTCGAGAGTTCGCGATCCACGCCGGCTGTTCCTTCGGCTTCGCAGGGCAGCCTTGTTTGTCCGTAAAGCTGTCCGGCGGCGACTTCGGACAACGGTCCATCGAGTCAGGCACGAAGTCGCCGTCTTTATCCCCAGAAGTGACGTAAGCAACGGCCCACGTGTGACTATGCTCAGCCAAAGCGAGCTTCGACCGGCGATCCTGCACCTCGCTTACATAAACGTTCATCGTGATCTTGTGCGCGAGAAACAGTTTCGCGAGACGAGCAAACTCAACCCGCATCGCCGCCGCGTAAGCCGCATAAGCCGGATCCGTCACACCATTGCACCGGATCATGCTCGTCTGGTACACAAGGTCTGCCTTATCCTGAGTAGCCCCGTCCTTCAGAGCCTTTCGCGACGCGGCCTCGGCTCCAAGTTCACACGGATCGTCCGCAGCACTCACCGTAGGAGTCTTCTGTCCGTGAGCCATCGATGTGCCAGCAATGATCGTAAAAAGAAGAAGCAGTCTGATCATGGCATCACCTCGGAGGCCGAAGTAAGAAACGCAATCTCCGCGCCCATCCCATCGAAGAGAGTCTGACGATAGTAGTCATTCGCACCCGAACTCTCTTTATAAAACTTGATC is drawn from Edaphobacter lichenicola and contains these coding sequences:
- a CDS encoding glycosyltransferase family 9 protein; amino-acid sequence: MLLRSLLSVERVFRKSVAAIDAAGVKQVLILEYQVPLGCCVHLTPVYEALKRCRPEITISVATYGLGVQLLRHSIYVDHVIETPTPTVDLKAAVLSLRAQLKALHVEPDCVLTGASDQRTRIALLAVLGAGGWRGGFNLKSAALYQRPLEYDSGLSLIDNNLRLAGVIGCQANGFEPRVFFSQKNVDNARVLLAGANPDGRPLIVMVMQGSGGQATGWHTSRFSEVIRHASEKLGCAVVYAGTASDAAGIEEIREASGGIGTSIAGRTNVTELAAVLAMSDAMVTLDTGTMHVGRAMKTPMVVLGPSWQKPLEWLPLKVANVRVLRGADRDFVPENYKLDEISAESVIGALDDLLRVHRPSAEARRTRVEQSLSSIDHAAAKP
- a CDS encoding DUF2076 domain-containing protein encodes the protein MTPQEQDMIGGLIDRVQKTHLAEKDTDAEQMLQQGLGRNPDALYILAQTVLVQKYALEQAQAQLTQAKAQIEQMQQHPEPKHATSFLGSLLGRNDAPAPPPPPPPAQGYAPMPVQSYPQYAPVGGGYGAPQYGAPMGMGGGGGGFLQGALQTAAGVAAGALAFEGVESLMHGFGHAAGYGGGQGFGGFDGGQRPTEEVVNNYYGDDKGDRGGNDVSAAERSEGSREDRDYGSDRSSDDRNDLLSGSGDDSGSGFDDSGSNDLDDSSFDDGGGDFGDDGSGGGGDDSNFA
- the miaB gene encoding tRNA (N6-isopentenyl adenosine(37)-C2)-methylthiotransferase MiaB, whose protein sequence is MNAHDSEKVIGTLEQQGYARVRDEDAAGLILYNTCSIRDKAEQKVFHRLNEYKKLQGEGKKFAVLGCVAQQEGEKIFEKAPYVSMVAGSASYRNLPEMLRRLEAGEERITGLDDRQTELTFETEFTARSNPHRGYITIIEGCDKFCAYCVVPYTRGKERSRTAASVMVEARKMVDLGFTEIQFLGQNVNSYRDPSGRMSFAELLVAVGELPGIRRVRFTTSHPRDFTRDIVQAIDDTPTLCDHIHLPVQSGSSAVLKAMSREYTREWYLERMSWIKAAKRDISITSDMIVGFPGETDADFEETITLVGEVKYDAVFAFKFSPRPNTPAVTMADSIPDEVKTERLRILMDRQREIQREHYGRHLGEVQEVMVESYNPSRNQVVGRSSQNKTVNFTTAQIVQAQPPIGSYLPVRITQTLPNCLVGEAIADADALPFVPVQRVSDFVVLN
- the aroA gene encoding 3-phosphoshikimate 1-carboxyvinyltransferase, whose amino-acid sequence is MSSTETTQIIRPARSLQGSITLPGDKSISHRYAMLAGIAAGTTRLSNFSTGADPHSSLACMEALGARVTHKPDRTIEITGTGGIFQQPAAPLDCGNSGSTMRMLAGLIAPHPHTFTMIGDHSLTLRPMERIRKPLGKMGARIDLVDGHAPITIHGGPLQAIDFETPIPSAQVKTAVLFAGLQANGTTSLTESIRTRDHSEHALRAFGATLTRSVSSGADTAKLSIAGGQTLTAIDATVPGDLSSAAFFLCAALLFPDTNLILDGVGMNPTRASLLDVITALGGKIKILNVEEHHGELTGTVQVNVSPNGLRGMHIDGALAAQIIDELPVLAAIAPYTTDGITIRDAQELRVKESDRIALVAKNLRAMGATFTEHEDGLVIPGNQQLHGAVIDSGSDHRIAMAFSIAALRATGDTEIHGAEAAAISFPEFFTHLNDLSIR
- a CDS encoding glycosyltransferase family 4 protein, whose protein sequence is MRVTQAVFGVFHHFELAHQLHRRNHLQKIYSTWPWARLKREGLPHSLVGCYPLLHTTDYLLSQYRLYPEWLSAKMTSWAALSFDRWTNRVIAPCDAFIAISGAGLLTGRTVQARGGKFICDRGSTHQRYQENVVADEYRRWNVPLPLSKPHIALREEEIYNTADAITVPSTAAKRSFVQMGIASEKVHVIPYGVRLDQFTPTERPPSDSFEVLFAGQVSLRKGVPYLLQAFARLKHPKKRLTIVGAVQDDIRALLTTLPMENVTVTGSLPQPQLAKKMSASHVLVLPSIEEGLALVQGQAMACGCPVLATTATGAEDLFTDGEQGFIVPDRDVDALTQRMQQIADDPALQHRLSEASLVRVKSLGGWDQYGDTWDRLLHQLTGQPAD
- a CDS encoding bifunctional nuclease family protein, whose protein sequence is MTTSSVQPVVQTPDEVEMQIRGLMMDPITNMPIIVLKDVASDMVLPIWVGIFEANAIALELEKTATPRPMTHDLLQNMARGLNAEVRKVVVSELRDDTFYAVIWMDHGGETVAMDARPSDAIALALRWDCPIYVNREVLENSKLTVSGSQSVNADEMRRWLENLNDDDMGRYKM